In Erigeron canadensis isolate Cc75 chromosome 8, C_canadensis_v1, whole genome shotgun sequence, the DNA window CTAATCTTAAGGTGCCCAGTGAAAAAAAGTCTAGGGAAAAAAGCTAAAGAAATAACAGTTAAGCTGCATGCGTAAAAGCCAAAAGCTCGACTTTTTCGGAACAAGGGGACCCTCTCCATTTACCCATTTTATATATACCCTAACAGAACCGAAACAAAGCACACACACCTAAAGATACACACTTCCTGTGTGATAGTTTATACCAGAacttcaaaagataaaacatatagaaaaaaattctgtaagtaattatattataatatcaaAAAATACGTAGTTGTGAAATTTGATCACAATTTGTTTAGCTAGGGTTTACTGTAAAAGAAGCTTACGTGAAAAATCgatcaaattaaagaaaaaaaaaacggtatgaagtatatatacagataaatatacatacatatatatgtatatgtatacatataaagataaaatgataATATACCTGTATGTATCGTATGTATCGGATAATAATGGATGATGATTTGTAAAGAAGTGAGAATTAAATTGGGGGAAATTTGGTGCAGGTGTCTGACAAGGTGAGGGAGGTCTAGGTTTACAATTATACGGAATATACtacgtcatatatatatatatatatatcgtataAATCTTTAATAATACTTTCATCTaaatctaatattttttttatattttcttttaatatcaATATTTGGAAAGCTTATTCGTATTCAAAAAAGTCAAACAAAACAAATCCGTTTTAAAGAGTCATCACCAACAAACTTTGGAGTTTGCATCATCAATTCACCATGGTGGATACATTTATCCCATCCATTGTCAATCTAACCTAAAATGACctcataataatttattttcaacttaaaaactaatatttttccGTTCTTTTAAACTATATTCATAGAAAAAATGATGTGTATTATGGATTTGTGAAGAAAAAAGATTCCGTTTTTTCACTTGaagtttattaaatatacaGACTGTGGCCCTGTATGTGAGCGGGCAGTACCCAACCTTAGGTACTATCGTGATACCTTTCATATGTCCATATTCATATATCTAAACAACTTATTTTCGCCTCCACAAATACAGACCATACATGTCGCCGCCACCATAAGTTGTTACGACATCTCACATGTTGTATCAGTACAACGCGCTTACCATGTTATTTGtcctaattttttaaaattttagatttAACGTAAGTGAGctaaaatattttctaaaatcCATTTATCATTGTGTATCGTATGTAGGTGAATCGTagtcataaatatatatttgtaagtttttaactttattaagGTATCAAAAGTCAATGTCTACATAcctaataacaaaaaaaaattagtttactAACAACAAAGTTTGTTTATAGTTATATCGAAATGAAATTGCGATTttggttatttatttatcaaaattaaattaGTGACTTATTTTTACTATAAACTTGTTACAttgtacattttttattttgacaaaaGTGAGAGAAAGAGGTCTATTTCAATTATCGATCATAACTTGACGATGACACTTGCTATAAAGATTAAGAGATAAATAAATAGATTATGCATGTCATGTGATAAAGGTTTTAAATTAATTGTTAGGTTGATATATAATTACccataaaaaaaaccttaaaaccagaaatacaaataaaaacacatttttcaagttcaaattcaaatttaaattatCAAAGTTATTAAGAAATTATCGCACTTAATCTATGACATATGTTTGTCTACTATTTATACTCAAGTTTTTGAATTGCTAGGAACAGGCATAGGATCGATCTTGGTACTGACAGTAGCGGCCCCGGAAATCACGAATATGTAGTACCGGACCTGCGGAAGGTACTTTGAATCCCGCAATTCGAGGGATTTTCTCGGTATCGTCCACGTCCCAATCCCAAAAACCATATAAAACTAATACCGGTCCCGATCCCATCTGGACTCGGTACCACTTCCTGGTACCGGGATGAGACTGACTTAGGATTTTGTGCTCATCCTTGTGAAATGGTGAAAGTGATTTTAACACATAAACCTCAACGCCATCTAGATACAATGGTTTATCCATTTTTTGATATAATCTTTGATTTCTTTTTGCTTCCCAACGTTGTACAAGACTATGTTTTGAACTTTGAACTTTTATCGTAATATTTCGACATCTCCAAAATGATATAACAAATAACCTTTGAAAGATTTGTGTAATGATGGTGACAAATTCATAGGTATATCTATCAAACGGGAATAATAGCACCAGGacattgaaaattttgaaaacttcaTACAAACAGTTATTCCATACTTGTTAATATCTCTTGTCTTTCGAATTGAACTTGCTAATATTTGTGTCGTTTCAAGATTATTCCTGGTTATGTCAAAGTACTGTCGGCATATAAATAGATATCAAAAGCCTAATATACCATCTACTAGTGATTGATTCAAAAGAATCACCCAAAAACAATTTAAGAGGTTTAAATATACACTTTGACCATATAGTCATTTAAATCTACTGTTGAAGTCCATTCCTAGTTATGTAACCTTTCTTGATTCTTGGAAAGAAAACCAACAAGATTTACAGTGAAGTAATGTCTTCAATATTTGAAGCACACGTTGTATCAGAGGCTGCATCATCAATGGTCATGTTGAAGTACTCTCCACACACAGAACCGTCATCATCGCCATTAATAGATGGGGCTGGGGATGCATCGGGTGTGACTACAACAGATGATGGTGTCGATTCAGGCTCTTCATCAGATTGTTGAAGGTAAAAGTACATGATGCTGGCTGTTAGCATAAGCATCATCTTCTGGTTCACCTGTAAATGTATTGTAATAGACAAAAGCGCCTCAGATATTCGACCCATTCACACATGGAAAGAAAGACACAGGGCATCAATTACCTCCATGATGTCTTCGGGGAGTAAAAAGATTGAGCAGCCAAGCTTTCGCGCAACACTTATGATATAAGTTGCATTCAATTTCTTCTCGTCATCTATTACCATGATCGACAATAACTATTCagctaaaataatatatattttttaaccatacttaatatatattataatttagaaGTTCACAAAAAAACGGGGGAAAGCTGTAACGCAACCTACAACCCCTGCTTTGGGTTTTAAACTATGCCCATTTGACGCGTTGTCCAACCCATTCCCCCACCTTTTGCAACGTCAacaatctatatattatatttacataactTTGTCGGTACTTAACCATAGTTACGTAGATATTATATTTCTACCCTAAATGTTCGCAAATTAGCTAAATGACCAATATATTGAATGGATGCAAAAAAAACATACCACTTACACCCTTGGTTACAAGGTTCCAATTGACAACTCTGGGCTCCACTGCAGTAAGAAGCTCAAGAAAGAATATTCCATTTGAAAGGGTTTTATCCTGCATAAacattaagattaagataaacaACATGAGAAGCAATAGATTAACAAATTAACGCCTTTTTATTCATATCACCTTGAAACTCTCCATCTGGGAAGTTCTACctatgtttttcacttttctattcgCCCATCTCAAAATATAACCATCAGTTATCTCCTGGGAGCGCGATCTTAAATGCTTTAGAAGTTGGAGCATGTTATACCTCATCAACTGCCATAGGAAAGCTGAAATGAAAGAGACATAAGTTCAAAATGGTTACCTTCTCTGCACTAAAATGAGCCCAAGATCGTTAAGTTGTTACCAAGTATGAGTTTTTTGTTCCCTTGTACAATGTCATTTCCTTGTATGTTTACGAGGGAGAATCTTAAATATTTTCCGATCCTAACAGCCTGATTACAATTCTCGACTTTTCTAAATGGCATCTTAATAGGTGGTTTAGTTGTTTGCTTCCAATTAACTGACCCCGGAGAAACTTTATCTAGAATCTCTAGAAGAATCCAACTGCATGAACAAGAGATTCACAATCAAATGTTTCTAAAAAATTGAcccaaaacaaaaatggaaaatagtTTAGTCTTGTATTATTGCTTCCTTTATAAAACGAGATGAAAATTTTGACcctttatatataactttttgcaTTGTTTGAAATGTTAAACATGGGTAtagatgtataaaaaaaaaagtgtgtacCCATTTCTGACATCCTCAAACAAGTTATTAACATACGAAGAAATTCCAAGACCATTGATCCAGAGTCTAAAACATCTTTCTTCCCTCGACACTTGCTCATCGTCTTTCATCATCTCAGCATAAGAGACTTTGCTGCTATCGTTAGATAGACCATTCCTACACATTGTATGTTCATAAGATTGTGATAAGAAGtcacaaattatataatataaggtGCATAGTTTTCTGCCTATAACCTATAGCACATAAACCAACTAGACAATTAGTAGTATGTATAAAACGACAGAAATGGCGACCCTGGTGCACCAATGCTCTTCAGTTAAATTTTGAGAGTAATGGGCGAACACATTGAAAGTTCCAGCGAATTTGTATCATTATGATAGATATAGCTATTagctaatattattatattaatcagTATATtccaaattcaaaaataaaaaaaattggaggGTCATCATTTTGACATGTTACTGAACCATCCAAACTCGTCCATTTTGGCACCTATAGGTAAAgaatgaatgaaaataaagaGTCACCCCAAACCTTTCATGGAATAGTTGTGCAACAAACGCCAAATTTAAATTTGTGGAGCCATCAACTATATCCTTTGGAGTCAAGTATCTTTTGCATTTCATTCTCTCGGCATGCTCAAGTACCAATTGGACACGTTCAGCAGGATCCTTTATATCTAGTGTGACTGGATTGCAATGTTCTGGTGCAAGAACATTAAGCAGGTAAGCATAAGCTTCTGCATCCTAcaaatgtattataaatatgccattagaagaaaaaaaaaactctaaggTTCAATCTCCATATGTGTAGTACAAAAACTTTGTAAAATGAAATGAACACTACATAAGTAGGAAGATTAACactacaaaaatataaaatgacttCAACAAGATCATCTTCTTaatacttttttaatatataccaATTTGTATCATACTTGTTATAGTATAACTATATTTGTCAAAAAAATACTTTGTATCTATCTCTCTCATCTTTCACTATAACCAACCtgcaaatttgtatttttcaatCTAACTTAACTCACACGACGAGAAACATCATatggaaaggaaaaaaaaaaaaagaagaaagcatGATTCGTTGGTTTGTTAACTTTTGGTAATTTTCCTTCTTAAAAATGGGTTTCGTCCAGTTTTGACTAATTTGGGTTGTTCAAACCGACTCACGCACCACCAAACAAACGAGCCGGTTAAAACCTCTAAAACCTGGTTCGACGGGTTTAAAAACATTGATAATACCCACCAGCATAAAAAGACATTAACATACTCAAAACAAATAAAGATACCTTCATAAGGAGACCTTGTCAAAACTGGAAGAGAGTTATACCTTCAAATCCGAAGAGAAATTTGTTACGGTTTTTTCATAGCCTGCTTTCTTAAGATGAAAGTTCATCCACTTTAATAATACTTTCTCAGGAGCTAACGTTACAAGCTCTTCAACATCCTACAAAAGAATGGATGAACCACATGCATGCATGTTGATTGTTGAATAACCTTAGCGAGCAAtcgagaaagaaaaaaaattacatcatcttcatccatcAATTCTAGAAGCTGAGGTGTTTTCCTAAGGTTGAGATCTGCTAGGAGTTGTATCTGTAGGTGTCACCATTACAAGCAAGTGCGACAAGTTGTATACATTAGAAATGAATACAAGATGCATGGATGCAAACAACTTCAGTTTATGTGACTATACATACAAAAACTAACCTTTATGATTTGAGAAATTAGGCCAAGTACCAAATGAGGCTGCAAAATTTTTGAGTTTAAGTCAGAAGACTACTACATACATGATGTATCAAACTAAGGAAGGGAGTGCTTGAATGAGGTGACTAAATTCACTTTTAAGGTAGGTCTGGCACAAATTTATTTTCGAATTCGATGGATAATTTGACTCCGCTTCCAATATTTCAAGCCTCAAAAATATGGTAACTAAAAAATTGCCAGCCAAATAACTTACTTTTCCTTCAGCCAGGTCCTGGCTTCCAACATTGACTACAGTGCAACCTATAGCCTTCGCAGAGTTGAGGCAAAGAGTAtgattttcatttctttcccAAAGATTGAGTTCTTTCTTGGTATTTATAGCTCGATCATCTATTGTATTAGGTACAGCCACATTGATAAGTTTACTGCATAAGACCATAATGATATATCAAAACCATTATGATCAATCGGCTTGTGAAGTCATGACAAAGTAGAGTAAAACACCAGACCCTGCTTAAATACCATAGAAGAACTCCATCTTTAACAAGATCAAACAAAGCATTGGTGGATGAATCGATTGGAAGAAACTGCTTCATGAATGGATCATCTCTAAGATAAC includes these proteins:
- the LOC122578269 gene encoding fimbrin-1-like; this encodes MSKFEGVRVKDQRLQNQFSQAQLRSLKSKFIHLKKENGQVTTSDLPPLLVNLKPFNVIFKEDEIREILCEPGTDEGTKLDFEGFLEAYINLQTQAAKKLGNSKNASTFLKATSTLHTVQNSEKEVYVAHINSYLRDDPFMKQFLPIDSSTNALFDLVKDGVLLCKLINVAVPNTIDDRAINTKKELNLWERNENHTLCLNSAKAIGCTVVNVGSQDLAEGKPHLVLGLISQIIKIQLLADLNLRKTPQLLELMDEDDDVEELVTLAPEKVLLKWMNFHLKKAGYEKTVTNFSSDLKDAEAYAYLLNVLAPEHCNPVTLDIKDPAERVQLVLEHAERMKCKRYLTPKDIVDGSTNLNLAFVAQLFHERNGLSNDSSKVSYAEMMKDDEQVSREERCFRLWINGLGISSYVNNLFEDVRNGWILLEILDKVSPGSVNWKQTTKPPIKMPFRKVENCNQAVRIGKYLRFSLVNIQGNDIVQGNKKLILAFLWQLMRYNMLQLLKHLRSRSQEITDGYILRWANRKVKNIGRTSQMESFKDKTLSNGIFFLELLTAVEPRVVNWNLVTKGVSDDEKKLNATYIISVARKLGCSIFLLPEDIMEVNQKMMLMLTASIMYFYLQQSDEEPESTPSSVVVTPDASPAPSINGDDDGSVCGEYFNMTIDDAASDTTCASNIEDITSL